One segment of Porticoccus hydrocarbonoclasticus MCTG13d DNA contains the following:
- a CDS encoding WD40/YVTN/BNR-like repeat-containing protein, with protein sequence MNVAGQDHAGTNSSEPAGPVEKTAGQKFIALVLSILPWAIVGTLLWAGLFVKPTAVIEEVTPPAIDRRDNILGVTRVGPDVYWAAGNYGKILISTDRAKTWTNQNSTVDIHFQDIAAWDENRAVAVGNKGVAVVTDDGGKTWTSVETPKSEISNKLLKVHVSPGGEALAVGEMGMIIQSLDYGNTWKRLRDEEDVFFNDVARTNENTIIIAAEARAIEDPDAPYDPHQLVPDAYGLIFKSDDNGETWRTIKTDSLNSFAAIDFRNELEGVAVGLSGTIVGTFDGGDTWSHIDSKTSGMKEHLMDVAWSEHMKEWVGIGNKGKWIIFSGDLSSFDTRFLTEADAEVKDFTSHSELALTGDGGFIGVGETVGYMDLETNQWTLLH encoded by the coding sequence ATGAATGTTGCTGGACAGGACCATGCTGGAACCAATTCCTCTGAGCCCGCAGGGCCGGTAGAAAAAACAGCAGGCCAAAAATTTATTGCACTGGTTTTATCAATTTTACCCTGGGCTATTGTCGGCACCCTGTTGTGGGCAGGCCTGTTTGTTAAACCAACTGCCGTGATAGAGGAAGTCACACCACCGGCGATTGACCGGCGTGACAATATTCTCGGCGTCACCCGAGTCGGCCCCGATGTGTATTGGGCGGCCGGTAACTACGGAAAAATCCTTATTTCCACTGACCGGGCGAAAACCTGGACTAATCAAAACTCCACCGTGGATATCCATTTTCAGGATATCGCTGCCTGGGATGAGAACCGTGCCGTGGCCGTGGGGAACAAGGGCGTTGCGGTGGTGACCGACGATGGTGGCAAGACCTGGACGTCAGTGGAGACACCCAAATCTGAAATTTCCAACAAGTTGTTGAAAGTCCATGTATCTCCCGGTGGCGAAGCGCTGGCGGTAGGCGAGATGGGCATGATCATTCAAAGTCTGGATTACGGGAATACCTGGAAGCGCCTGCGCGATGAAGAGGATGTCTTCTTCAATGACGTTGCCCGCACCAATGAAAACACCATCATCATCGCCGCTGAAGCAAGGGCGATTGAAGATCCCGATGCGCCTTATGATCCGCACCAGTTAGTGCCGGACGCTTACGGACTGATTTTCAAAAGTGATGACAATGGTGAAACCTGGCGCACGATTAAGACCGATAGCCTGAACAGTTTTGCGGCCATCGATTTCCGCAATGAGCTGGAAGGGGTTGCCGTCGGTTTGTCCGGTACCATTGTCGGCACCTTTGACGGCGGTGATACCTGGTCACATATCGATAGCAAAACCTCCGGTATGAAAGAGCACCTCATGGATGTTGCCTGGTCTGAACACATGAAAGAGTGGGTAGGTATAGGCAACAAAGGCAAGTGGATAATCTTCTCCGGTGATCTGTCGTCATTTGACACACGTTTCCTGACAGAAGCCGATGCAGAAGTGAAGGATTTTACATCCCACTCGGAACTCGCCCTGACCGGTGATGGCGGGTTTATCGGTGTCGGTGAGACGGTCGGTTATATGGATCTCGAAACGAACCAGTGGACTTTGTTGCACTAG
- a CDS encoding helix-turn-helix transcriptional regulator, which yields MKMNTDVLEFNESYRNGAKKLAVYPLYGLTKRESEVVLRIALGKTNDEVAVLLGITPATVKLHMRSARLKLGANNSIYLISRCFMLGILRAVSG from the coding sequence ATGAAAATGAATACCGATGTGCTGGAATTTAATGAATCCTACCGGAATGGTGCAAAAAAGCTGGCTGTTTATCCGCTCTATGGTCTGACCAAACGTGAATCAGAAGTTGTATTGAGGATCGCGCTGGGCAAGACCAATGATGAGGTGGCGGTACTGTTGGGTATCACCCCGGCCACGGTCAAGCTCCACATGCGAAGTGCCCGGCTCAAGCTGGGTGCCAATAACTCGATCTATCTGATCAGTCGTTGTTTCATGCTGGGTATTTTGCGCGCTGTGTCTGGTTGA
- a CDS encoding F0F1 ATP synthase subunit alpha codes for MSSSSDKNSVETQGDIHKDSPALESHLLQRQSVWLDRYQPGLRIHEQGTVVSVGDGIAWITGLPSAAMDDVLLFDDGSRGMVFDLNENMIGAILLLATETLTSGTTVQRSGQPLSVPVGDALLGRTIDPLGRPLDGGEPPVHTRWQPLEAFSPPIVARDFVHKPLYSGIKIIDTMIPIGRGQRQLLIGDEGLGRSSVAIDTVINQKDQDIYCVYVLIGQKRSTVVSVMETLKEFGALDYTTLVVAEATGLPGLQQLAPFAGCAIAEFWMYQGRDVLVIYDDLSTHARTYRELSLLLRRPPGREAYPGDIFSVHARLLERSTSLNAAHGGGSMTALPIVETQLGEIAAYIPTNLISITDGQVYLDRNLFAGGFRPAIDIGLSVSRIGGKAQHPRIKEEAGRMKLDYLQFQELEVFTRFGARLEASMEATIHRGQLLREILKQDRLCPLPATAQMAWLVAFNDHLLDKIEPQQIAGYLDRLQENVRQSDLVLDSPRGDWQTAAARWLSEMA; via the coding sequence ATGAGCAGTAGTTCCGACAAAAATAGCGTCGAGACTCAGGGCGACATTCACAAGGATAGCCCCGCACTCGAAAGCCACCTGCTGCAACGTCAGTCAGTATGGCTGGACAGATACCAGCCGGGCCTGCGAATTCACGAACAGGGGACAGTAGTCTCTGTGGGGGATGGTATTGCCTGGATCACCGGTCTGCCGTCGGCAGCCATGGATGACGTGCTGCTGTTTGACGATGGCAGTCGGGGTATGGTGTTCGACCTCAACGAGAATATGATTGGAGCCATTTTACTGCTCGCGACGGAGACGCTGACCTCCGGTACCACTGTGCAGCGCTCAGGGCAACCGCTCAGCGTACCGGTGGGCGATGCACTGCTCGGCAGGACAATAGATCCACTGGGCAGGCCTTTGGATGGCGGCGAGCCACCAGTCCATACCCGCTGGCAGCCTCTTGAAGCGTTTTCTCCACCCATTGTGGCCAGGGACTTTGTTCACAAGCCACTGTATTCCGGCATCAAAATCATCGACACCATGATCCCTATTGGCCGGGGACAGCGTCAGCTGTTAATTGGTGATGAGGGCCTGGGACGGAGCTCTGTAGCCATCGATACAGTAATCAACCAGAAGGATCAGGATATCTACTGTGTCTACGTGCTGATCGGACAAAAACGTTCCACCGTGGTCAGCGTCATGGAAACCCTGAAGGAATTCGGGGCACTGGATTACACCACACTGGTGGTGGCTGAGGCGACTGGCCTGCCGGGACTCCAGCAGTTGGCTCCATTTGCCGGCTGCGCTATTGCGGAATTCTGGATGTATCAGGGTCGTGATGTCCTGGTGATCTATGACGACCTTTCCACCCATGCCCGCACCTATCGTGAATTGTCCCTGTTGTTGCGGCGGCCACCGGGCCGGGAAGCTTACCCCGGTGATATTTTTTCAGTTCACGCACGGCTTCTGGAGCGCTCGACCAGCCTGAATGCCGCGCATGGTGGCGGCAGTATGACGGCACTGCCCATTGTGGAAACACAGCTCGGAGAGATCGCCGCCTATATTCCCACCAATCTGATCTCCATCACCGATGGTCAGGTTTATCTGGACCGGAACCTGTTTGCCGGGGGTTTTCGGCCCGCCATTGATATTGGATTGTCAGTGTCACGCATCGGAGGCAAGGCCCAACATCCTCGCATCAAGGAGGAAGCCGGGCGGATGAAACTCGACTATCTGCAATTTCAGGAACTCGAAGTCTTTACCCGCTTTGGCGCACGCCTCGAGGCTTCCATGGAGGCGACCATCCACCGCGGCCAATTATTGCGCGAAATCCTCAAACAGGATCGCCTCTGCCCCCTGCCAGCCACTGCGCAGATGGCCTGGCTGGTTGCCTTTAATGACCATTTGCTCGATAAAATTGAACCCCAACAGATAGCGGGCTATCTCGATCGGCTACAGGAAAACGTCCGCCAAAGCGACCTGGTGCTGGACAGCCCAAGGGGTGATTGGCAAACCGCTGCGGCCAGATGGCTAAGTGAGATGGCATGA
- a CDS encoding efflux RND transporter permease subunit has product MIEKFALACIKFRKSVLAVVAVLTVVFAYFAQNIEVKTVFDDLMPTSHPYVQIHNEYKNTFGGTNIITFMIEAEEGDIFQMPVLKKVRELTQGLYKINAINEFQIYSIAGKKLKEVRASTEGIESFPYMWPALPEDEAGIERLREAILRSPLVYGPYVSKDLTATLVTVDFYDNLLEYNRAYKQAYELVDRLDDDVVDISLVGNPILYGWVNHFLPETMNLVLVAALIFLVLLFLINRTWRGTLLPLLSGAISATWALGAAHMLGIHFDPLVVVVAMLITARAVSHSVQMITRFHEEIDKMTEGHDLCSTEAARLTLKDLLRPGLLGIATDAGCVTVVAISPIPLLQKLVVLAVVWVGTVAVSSIIVTPILLSWVRKPKSYAHPLNLDLLVIRPFLNMCVKLVETRARYVVVTFALALFVVCGFYAVDLKVGDANPGSPILWPDARYNIDSDNINSKFPGADRMFVVFGNETRDEQGLMKEVESLDSMLRFQRYMEQQDEIGGSLSLADVLPTVNQTVREGNYRYVELGETTTNNAELIYMFERASEPGDLLGFTDVKATNASVTLFFTDRQGKTIQTAIARINEFKDNMEVEGLTIHMAGGIIGVIGAVNEVILSGQIQSIALALFILVMMCIIVYRSSIAGMFFMVPVVLSNLVTFAFMAWQNIGMNINTVPVAALGIGLGVDYALYICDRIQIEYKSGKSHIEAISMSLHCAGRGVLVTALVLIASVAVWLFSSLRFQAEMGMLIGLWLCVSALSALFLMPALAFIFKPRFLFGEVQHH; this is encoded by the coding sequence ATGATAGAAAAATTTGCACTTGCCTGTATCAAATTCAGAAAAAGTGTTCTGGCAGTGGTGGCTGTTCTCACAGTTGTATTTGCTTACTTTGCACAGAATATCGAAGTTAAAACCGTATTTGACGACTTGATGCCGACCTCGCATCCCTACGTTCAGATACACAACGAATATAAAAACACCTTTGGTGGCACCAATATCATCACCTTCATGATCGAAGCGGAAGAAGGTGATATTTTCCAGATGCCGGTTTTGAAGAAGGTCCGTGAGCTGACCCAGGGGCTCTACAAGATCAATGCGATCAATGAATTCCAGATCTATTCGATTGCCGGTAAAAAACTGAAGGAAGTGCGCGCTTCCACAGAGGGGATTGAAAGTTTCCCCTATATGTGGCCTGCTCTTCCGGAAGACGAGGCCGGTATTGAAAGGCTTCGGGAAGCAATCCTGCGCAGCCCGCTGGTCTATGGGCCCTATGTGTCCAAAGATCTGACGGCAACACTGGTGACGGTGGATTTCTACGACAATCTTCTCGAGTACAACCGTGCCTATAAACAGGCCTACGAACTGGTAGACAGGTTAGATGATGATGTTGTGGATATCAGTCTGGTGGGCAACCCGATTCTCTACGGTTGGGTAAATCACTTCCTGCCTGAAACTATGAATCTGGTGCTGGTGGCTGCGTTAATCTTCCTGGTACTGCTGTTCCTGATCAACAGAACTTGGCGCGGTACACTGTTGCCACTGTTGTCCGGTGCCATCAGTGCCACTTGGGCACTGGGCGCCGCCCATATGCTGGGTATTCACTTCGATCCGCTGGTAGTGGTAGTGGCGATGTTGATTACCGCCCGTGCGGTATCGCATTCGGTGCAGATGATCACCCGTTTCCACGAAGAAATTGACAAGATGACCGAGGGCCATGATCTCTGTTCAACAGAGGCGGCCCGTCTGACCCTGAAGGACCTGTTGCGTCCCGGCTTACTGGGTATTGCTACGGATGCTGGCTGTGTGACGGTAGTTGCGATCAGCCCGATTCCTCTGTTGCAGAAACTGGTGGTACTGGCGGTTGTCTGGGTTGGTACGGTGGCGGTGAGCTCGATTATTGTCACGCCGATCCTGCTGTCATGGGTCAGAAAACCCAAGTCCTACGCCCACCCGCTGAATCTTGACCTGCTGGTGATCCGTCCCTTCCTTAACATGTGTGTGAAACTTGTGGAAACCCGTGCGCGCTACGTGGTGGTGACGTTCGCGCTGGCGCTGTTTGTTGTTTGTGGTTTTTACGCCGTGGATCTGAAAGTGGGTGATGCCAATCCCGGTTCACCGATTCTCTGGCCTGATGCCCGTTACAATATCGACTCTGACAATATCAACAGCAAGTTCCCGGGTGCTGACCGGATGTTCGTGGTGTTTGGTAATGAAACCCGAGACGAGCAGGGCCTGATGAAAGAGGTCGAGTCTCTGGACAGCATGTTGCGTTTCCAGCGATACATGGAGCAACAGGACGAAATTGGCGGTAGTCTGTCCTTGGCGGATGTGTTGCCTACGGTTAACCAGACAGTGCGGGAAGGTAACTACCGCTATGTGGAGCTGGGTGAAACGACCACCAACAACGCCGAACTGATCTATATGTTCGAACGTGCCTCTGAGCCCGGTGACCTGCTTGGCTTTACCGATGTGAAAGCCACCAATGCTTCGGTGACGTTGTTCTTCACTGATCGTCAGGGTAAGACTATCCAGACAGCGATCGCCCGGATCAATGAGTTCAAGGACAACATGGAAGTCGAAGGGCTGACCATTCACATGGCTGGCGGGATCATCGGCGTGATCGGTGCGGTGAACGAGGTTATCCTCTCCGGACAGATTCAGTCGATTGCACTGGCGCTCTTCATCCTAGTGATGATGTGTATCATTGTGTATCGCTCCAGTATTGCGGGGATGTTCTTTATGGTCCCGGTGGTGCTGTCCAATCTGGTAACCTTCGCCTTCATGGCATGGCAGAACATTGGTATGAACATCAATACCGTGCCCGTTGCTGCGCTGGGTATTGGCCTCGGTGTGGACTACGCACTGTACATCTGTGACCGTATCCAGATCGAATACAAATCTGGCAAGTCACACATCGAAGCTATTTCCATGTCTCTGCACTGTGCGGGACGGGGTGTGCTGGTAACTGCTCTGGTACTGATTGCCAGCGTTGCTGTATGGTTGTTCTCTTCATTGAGATTCCAGGCTGAGATGGGGATGTTGATTGGTCTGTGGCTGTGTGTCTCTGCATTGAGTGCACTGTTCCTGATGCCGGCTCTTGCCTTTATCTTCAAGCCGCGTTTCCTGTTTGGTGAAGTACAGCACCACTGA
- the pgi gene encoding glucose-6-phosphate isomerase gives MTKTTSSPDTLPAWHTLETLAGGGKRLDLMSLFQKDPDRHRRFALSVDGLLLDYSKNLIDETIFSTLLTLAEQSTLEQQRDTLFNGGLINSSEQRAALHTALRGEREDGYRFGGEALDEQISATLAEMAAISSSIREGTWLGVTGKPVQDIVHIGIGGSVLGPQLACQALRPYRHPDLRVHFIANVDGEDVLNILNQLDPERTLVIVASKTFTTQETLLNTRTTLHWLENKLQLSGMVSSRQIIALTANRQNAETFGIPSSQILTFDEWVGGRYSVWSCVGLTISISLGHEHFTEMLSGARAMDRHFRSAPFAKNMPVILALLGIWYRNFLDAPSVAIIPYCQRLSLLPSYLQQLDMESNGKSVSQSGETIDYPTGPVLWGQTGTNAQHTFFQLFHQSNHLIPLDLVATVHEPESINEHHRTLLANLLAQASALMAGNRDQPDLPAHLICPGNKPSNMLLLDALTPYHLGQVLALYEHKVFVQGAIWNINSYDQWGVELGKGIASGLLSEHDSMRNGVDAPDPSTRQLLDHISRRTGLFKIP, from the coding sequence ATGACAAAGACAACCTCCTCTCCCGATACACTGCCAGCCTGGCATACGCTGGAAACACTGGCAGGGGGGGGCAAACGACTCGACTTGATGTCGCTGTTCCAGAAGGACCCGGATCGCCATCGGCGTTTTGCCCTGTCGGTTGACGGGTTATTACTGGATTATTCAAAAAATCTGATCGACGAAACCATTTTTTCAACCCTGCTGACCCTCGCCGAACAATCCACATTGGAGCAACAGCGAGACACCCTGTTCAACGGCGGGCTAATCAATAGTTCGGAACAACGCGCTGCGCTTCACACCGCCCTGCGAGGTGAGCGGGAAGATGGTTACCGGTTCGGGGGAGAGGCCCTGGACGAACAGATTAGCGCCACACTGGCCGAGATGGCGGCTATCAGCAGCTCAATCCGCGAAGGCACATGGCTCGGTGTCACGGGCAAGCCCGTACAGGATATCGTTCATATCGGCATCGGCGGCTCGGTACTCGGCCCTCAGCTGGCCTGTCAGGCATTGCGCCCCTACAGGCACCCGGACCTCCGGGTTCACTTTATCGCCAACGTGGATGGGGAGGATGTACTCAACATCCTCAATCAACTGGATCCCGAACGAACCCTGGTAATTGTCGCCAGCAAGACCTTTACCACCCAGGAAACACTGTTAAACACACGCACCACCCTGCACTGGCTGGAGAATAAACTGCAGCTATCGGGGATGGTGAGTAGCCGCCAGATCATCGCCCTGACTGCCAATCGTCAGAACGCCGAAACCTTCGGTATCCCGTCATCACAGATTCTGACATTTGACGAGTGGGTCGGTGGTCGCTACTCGGTATGGTCCTGTGTGGGACTGACCATTTCAATCAGCCTGGGACACGAGCACTTTACAGAGATGCTAAGTGGCGCCCGGGCAATGGATCGGCATTTCCGGTCAGCACCCTTCGCCAAAAACATGCCTGTAATTCTGGCCTTGCTGGGTATCTGGTACCGGAATTTTCTAGACGCACCATCGGTGGCCATCATCCCCTACTGCCAACGTCTGTCATTGCTACCCAGCTATCTACAACAGCTCGATATGGAGAGTAACGGCAAGTCTGTCTCGCAGTCCGGCGAAACCATTGATTACCCGACAGGTCCCGTCCTCTGGGGACAAACGGGCACCAATGCTCAGCACACCTTTTTTCAGCTGTTTCATCAAAGTAACCATTTAATTCCGCTCGACCTGGTCGCCACAGTCCATGAACCCGAAAGCATCAATGAACATCACCGCACACTGCTGGCGAATTTGCTGGCGCAGGCATCTGCCTTGATGGCGGGCAATAGAGACCAACCGGACCTCCCGGCCCACCTGATCTGTCCCGGTAACAAACCCTCGAACATGCTGCTACTCGATGCCCTCACACCCTACCATCTCGGCCAGGTGCTGGCACTCTACGAGCACAAGGTATTCGTGCAGGGCGCGATCTGGAACATCAATTCCTACGACCAATGGGGCGTCGAACTCGGTAAAGGCATTGCGTCCGGTCTGCTGTCTGAACATGACAGCATGAGAAACGGCGTAGATGCACCTGACCCGTCTACACGGCAATTACTTGACCACATCAGCCGCCGCACGGGATTATTCAAAATCCCCTGA
- a CDS encoding F0F1 ATP synthase subunit delta, giving the protein MELSWSTFLFEIINFLVLIWILKHFLYKPVLGVIARRQAGVEKTLSDARALNNDAEKLKQQYETRLEHWQQERQQARDTLNRELDAERAEKMSELRDTLEQEREKVRIAETRRQADAQRKVEESALAQGARFAGKLLSQVTSQETENRLVELAIAELKQLPPERLATLLAHNGAPSNTITITSAYPMKEQQRQQLQQVLSHNGWTATIQFKEDPTLLAGLHITMGAWVLAANLRDELHGFVELSNHEQ; this is encoded by the coding sequence GTGGAATTGAGCTGGTCCACCTTTTTGTTCGAGATCATCAACTTTCTGGTGCTGATCTGGATTCTCAAGCATTTTCTTTACAAGCCAGTGCTGGGCGTCATCGCCAGGCGTCAGGCGGGTGTCGAGAAAACGCTCAGCGACGCCAGGGCACTGAACAATGATGCTGAAAAATTAAAGCAGCAATATGAGACGCGACTGGAACACTGGCAGCAGGAACGTCAGCAAGCGAGGGATACCCTGAACAGAGAACTGGATGCGGAGCGCGCTGAGAAGATGTCCGAGCTGCGGGACACCCTGGAGCAGGAGCGGGAAAAAGTCCGGATTGCCGAAACCCGGCGCCAGGCAGATGCCCAACGCAAGGTCGAGGAAAGTGCACTCGCTCAGGGTGCTCGTTTTGCGGGGAAATTACTGTCCCAGGTCACATCTCAGGAGACCGAGAACCGGCTGGTTGAATTGGCCATCGCCGAGTTGAAGCAGTTGCCACCAGAACGTCTGGCCACATTACTCGCCCACAATGGGGCGCCATCCAATACCATTACCATCACCAGCGCCTACCCAATGAAAGAACAGCAACGCCAGCAACTCCAGCAGGTACTCAGCCACAATGGCTGGACGGCAACCATCCAATTCAAGGAAGACCCAACACTGCTGGCTGGCCTGCATATCACCATGGGGGCTTGGGTGCTGGCGGCCAACCTGCGCGATGAGTTACACGGTTTCGTGGAATTGAGTAACCATGAGCAGTAG
- a CDS encoding F0F1 ATP synthase subunit gamma, protein MSRRSLEEHRYSLGEIQEIMNSMKTLAYMETRKLTRFLDAQQQVVKSIEHAAADLLHFYPDILPDSEDMPTVCLLIGSERGFCGDFNHALLDRLKSEPQYAEVGVIAVGHKLCTLLDEDPRILLTLDGAGITEEVTSLLNHLVNELSQLQQTHGPMSLVCLYHETPELIREQRLLPPFHNLAVLSEEQVRTFSHPPLLHQPPRELLAELTEYYLFAVLFEMLYISLMAENHHRVAHLEGAVRHLEDEEAELTRACNVLRQEEITEEIEVILLGAENLGGPTINTASQRKPDQTNK, encoded by the coding sequence ATGAGCCGCCGCAGTCTGGAAGAGCACCGGTACAGCCTGGGGGAAATCCAGGAAATCATGAACTCCATGAAAACCCTGGCCTATATGGAAACGCGCAAACTGACGCGTTTTCTGGATGCCCAGCAGCAAGTGGTAAAAAGCATAGAGCATGCAGCGGCAGACCTCCTTCACTTTTACCCTGACATCCTGCCCGACAGCGAAGATATGCCAACAGTGTGTCTATTGATTGGCTCAGAGAGAGGCTTTTGTGGTGATTTTAATCATGCCCTGTTGGACCGACTGAAGAGCGAGCCACAGTATGCAGAGGTTGGGGTTATCGCGGTGGGGCACAAGCTCTGTACCTTGCTGGACGAGGATCCCAGAATACTGCTCACTCTGGACGGAGCCGGCATCACTGAGGAAGTGACCTCACTGCTAAACCACCTGGTCAACGAACTGAGTCAGCTTCAGCAAACTCATGGTCCCATGTCACTGGTATGTCTCTACCATGAAACTCCCGAACTGATTCGGGAACAAAGATTGCTGCCGCCCTTCCACAATCTGGCAGTTTTATCTGAAGAACAGGTAAGGACCTTCAGCCATCCACCCTTATTACACCAGCCACCTCGTGAACTCCTGGCAGAGCTGACCGAGTATTATCTTTTTGCGGTACTGTTCGAGATGCTCTACATCTCACTGATGGCAGAAAATCATCACCGGGTAGCCCACTTGGAGGGTGCTGTCAGGCATCTGGAAGATGAGGAGGCGGAGTTAACCAGAGCCTGCAACGTATTGCGGCAGGAGGAAATTACCGAAGAAATTGAAGTTATCCTGCTCGGTGCCGAGAATCTGGGCGGACCAACAATCAACACTGCCTCACAGAGAAAGCCGGATCAAACGAATAAATAG
- the atpE gene encoding ATP synthase F0 subunit C, translating to MTDLSTFSLASTVAAVFGISLGVMGPAIAMGWAISRALEALSRQPEAERSIMRTLFIGLAMIESLAIYVLVVVLIILFRNPLLEYLT from the coding sequence ATGACTGATCTATCCACCTTTAGCCTGGCATCCACGGTCGCCGCTGTTTTTGGCATCTCGTTGGGCGTCATGGGGCCGGCCATTGCCATGGGCTGGGCCATTAGCCGCGCGTTAGAGGCCCTGTCCCGACAGCCGGAGGCAGAGCGCTCGATCATGCGCACCCTGTTTATCGGACTGGCGATGATTGAATCCCTGGCTATCTATGTGCTGGTGGTTGTATTGATTATCCTGTTCCGCAACCCCCTGCTGGAATATCTCACCTAG
- the gap gene encoding type I glyceraldehyde-3-phosphate dehydrogenase, whose translation MLRIAINGYGRIGRNILRAFYERPELREHVTIVAINDQGNVAINAHLTRFDSVHGQFYQSVSHNDETLFIGEDAISVLAEPNPAKLPWLALQVDIVLECTGLFTERENAAKHLQAGAGKVLISAPGKDVDATVVFGINHTLLTAEHRIVSNASCTTNCLAPVVQPLSAALGLETGFMTTVHAYTNDQHLVDVYHEDLYRARSATLSMIPTRTGAAKAIGLVLPELSGKLDGMAVRVPTANVSLVDLTFTASRATTATEVNDIMQQAARGLLGEVLAYTEEPMVSVDFNHSAYSSIFDGSHTRVSGQLVKVLAWYDNEWGFSNRMLDTCLVMGRHL comes from the coding sequence ATGCTGCGCATAGCAATTAACGGCTACGGCCGTATCGGCAGGAATATCCTTAGGGCTTTTTACGAGAGGCCAGAGCTCAGGGAGCACGTAACCATTGTCGCGATCAATGATCAGGGCAATGTAGCCATCAACGCTCACCTGACCCGGTTTGACAGTGTTCACGGCCAATTCTACCAGTCGGTAAGTCACAACGACGAGACCCTGTTCATCGGCGAGGACGCCATCAGCGTACTCGCCGAGCCGAATCCGGCAAAACTCCCCTGGCTGGCGTTGCAGGTGGATATCGTGCTCGAATGCACCGGTCTTTTCACCGAGCGTGAAAACGCCGCGAAGCACTTGCAAGCCGGAGCCGGAAAAGTGCTGATTTCAGCACCTGGCAAGGATGTGGATGCGACCGTCGTTTTCGGTATCAATCACACACTGCTGACCGCCGAACACCGGATCGTATCCAATGCCTCCTGCACCACCAATTGTCTGGCGCCAGTGGTTCAGCCGCTGTCCGCAGCTCTCGGCCTTGAAACAGGTTTCATGACCACAGTTCATGCCTACACCAATGATCAGCATCTGGTGGATGTCTACCACGAAGATCTTTACCGGGCGCGCTCGGCCACATTATCCATGATTCCCACCCGCACGGGGGCTGCCAAAGCCATTGGTCTGGTGCTGCCCGAACTCTCGGGAAAGCTGGACGGTATGGCAGTCAGGGTGCCCACCGCCAATGTATCGCTGGTGGATCTCACCTTTACGGCCAGCCGCGCCACCACAGCGACCGAAGTGAACGATATCATGCAGCAGGCAGCGCGCGGCCTGCTGGGTGAAGTGCTCGCTTATACGGAGGAACCGATGGTGTCCGTCGATTTCAACCACTCCGCCTACTCCAGTATTTTCGATGGCTCGCACACTCGGGTTTCCGGCCAGCTGGTCAAAGTCCTCGCCTGGTATGACAATGAGTGGGGGTTTTCCAACCGCATGCTCGATACCTGCCTGGTCATGGGCCGACATCTGTAG